TCGAGGCGGGCAATGACGTGGCAACTGAGCGGGCAGCGTTTCTTGTGGTGCAGCCTTGTTTTAGGCCTGGTCGGCGGAATAATTTCGACCACCTTGGCCCAAAATAAGAATCAGCCAAAAAAGAAGAATGACGAAGCGGAAATTCGGGCTGCCCAGGCGAAGCTGGAAGACGCCAAAAAGGACGCCGCCGATGCGCAAAGGGACTTTCAAACGGCCCGGCAACAGGTCGAGAAAGTCCGCAGCAGCTTGATTGCCTTGCGGCGCAAGATTGAAGATCAGGCCGAAGATTCCGGCAAGTTGAAACAGGCTCACGAGCGGGTCGATCGCGCGAAGGCCAGCTTGCAGCCCCTTATCGAGCCCATCTTGGCAGAAGTGCAGAAATCTCCCGAGTACCTGGCGGCTGCCAAACAGCGCGACGAGTTGCGCAATCAGCTGCAATCTTTAGCCGCGACAGAAGCCTTGCAACGCCCGGTAATTGCCAAGCAAATTGCGGACGCGGAAGGGGCGCTCAGAAAACTCGAAGCGGCTGAACTCGCCAAACACCCCAAGCTTGTGCAGCAGAAAGAAGCGTTGGCGCAAGCCGAGGCTGACTTGCGCACTGCCTTAGCAGCCGCTGACGATGTGCTGCTGAAAGACAGTCGCTATGCCGCTGCCAAGCGCGAACTTGACCAGGCCGAAGGCAAAGCCGACGCAGCTCAATCGCGCGCGGTTGCCAAACAAAAAGCAGTCGCTGCTGCGCAAAATAAGGTTCAAGGCGAGATTGCGGAAGAACGTCGCGAAGACGCGCGCGAGCGGGCTCAGCAGCAAAAAAAGAAGAACGACAAGAAGAAAAAATAGCGGCCACGTTCTCGCTCGCGGAGAGCGGGTTTGCTGTTTCACTTAGTCATTCGATTGCGCACTCTCAGGCGCAGCAGGTTCAGGCGCTGCCCCGCCCGCATCAAGCAGTATTGCGACCTGCAGATCGCCCATCACATTCACGGCGGAACGCAGGCGGGCGATGATAAAATCGATGCTCAGCACGATTGGAAACGCAAATTTCACCGTCTCATCGGAAAGGTTCGCTGCCCTCAGCACGAGCGTAAGAATGATTAAGCCTGAGTTGGGAATTCCAGCGATTCCCATACTGCCGGCGAGTGCGGCCAGCAAGATCGAAATCTGCGCGCCGAGCGATAGATCCATGCCGGCGACCTGTGCAATGAAGAGCGCCGTCATGGCTTCATAGAGCGTAATGCCATCGTTGTTGAAATTGGTTCCAACGCAGGCCGACAGCCGGGCAGAAGAATCACTAACGCCCATTCGCTCAAGCGCCTGCAAGGTCAGAGGGGCAGTCGCGAGACTGCTATTGATTGAGAAGCCGGTCAGAATCGCGCTCGCGCCTTCGCGAAAATAGATTGCCGGCGATTTCCCGCCGATGAGCCACGCCGAGAGCGGGTAATAGATCAAGGAGTGAATCGACAGCGCAGTCACCGTGGTCAGGAAGAAGACCCCTACGAGCTTGAAGGTTTCCAGCCCTGACGTTCCCACAACCCCGATCACTGCCAGGCAAATTGCATAGGGCGCCAGTTCGATCAGCCAGAAGAGCATTTTCAGGATGATCTGATAGCAGGCGATGATGAGGTGGTCGAAGGTCAGCACCGCAGCTTGCAGTTCGGGATCGGCAGCCGCCTTCAGCGACCGGAGCGCTGCGCCGACGAGAATCGCCAGCACAGCGACGGTCAGCACCATGTTGTCTGTGAAAGGCTGGAGGAAGCTCTTGGGGATGTAGGAGCGGACCAATTCGAGCGGCGAGAGCGATTTCTTGCTCGCCTGCTCGGTGACGAGTTTCAGTTTCTTCTGGTCGGCTGTTTCCTCCGCAGACGAAGCAGCGTTCTGCTGATACTCGGCAAAGGCTCCCGACCAGGCTTTGCCCGGTTGCCACGTATTCAGGATTACGAGACCGATGACGAATGCCACGGCAATGTTCACCAGGCAGATGGTGAACATCTTCACCCCTTGGCGCGCCGTGATCACGGTGCGGATGAAGGCTTCAGCGACGGCGAAAAAAATCAACGGCGTCGCCAGCGCCGTCAGCAGGTCGATATACATGCTGGCAATCGAGCCGAGGTCGGCCGTCGTCCAACGCAGCAAAATCTCGCGTGGCTTGAACGAACCATCGAGCTGTTTGACTGCTGGAAATGAGATTCCAATTACGGTTCCCAGCACCACGCCCAGCAGCACGCGCAAATAAAGCGGCCAGCAGAGTGGATTCCACTTGGGGGCGCGCGTCGCCTGTCCCTGAGTTGCTTCATTGGCCGACATC
Above is a window of Anatilimnocola aggregata DNA encoding:
- a CDS encoding coiled-coil domain-containing protein is translated as MTWQLSGQRFLWCSLVLGLVGGIISTTLAQNKNQPKKKNDEAEIRAAQAKLEDAKKDAADAQRDFQTARQQVEKVRSSLIALRRKIEDQAEDSGKLKQAHERVDRAKASLQPLIEPILAEVQKSPEYLAAAKQRDELRNQLQSLAATEALQRPVIAKQIADAEGALRKLEAAELAKHPKLVQQKEALAQAEADLRTALAAADDVLLKDSRYAAAKRELDQAEGKADAAQSRAVAKQKAVAAAQNKVQGEIAEERREDARERAQQQKKKNDKKKK
- a CDS encoding dicarboxylate/amino acid:cation symporter, which encodes MSANEATQGQATRAPKWNPLCWPLYLRVLLGVVLGTVIGISFPAVKQLDGSFKPREILLRWTTADLGSIASMYIDLLTALATPLIFFAVAEAFIRTVITARQGVKMFTICLVNIAVAFVIGLVILNTWQPGKAWSGAFAEYQQNAASSAEETADQKKLKLVTEQASKKSLSPLELVRSYIPKSFLQPFTDNMVLTVAVLAILVGAALRSLKAAADPELQAAVLTFDHLIIACYQIILKMLFWLIELAPYAICLAVIGVVGTSGLETFKLVGVFFLTTVTALSIHSLIYYPLSAWLIGGKSPAIYFREGASAILTGFSINSSLATAPLTLQALERMGVSDSSARLSACVGTNFNNDGITLYEAMTALFIAQVAGMDLSLGAQISILLAALAGSMGIAGIPNSGLIILTLVLRAANLSDETVKFAFPIVLSIDFIIARLRSAVNVMGDLQVAILLDAGGAAPEPAAPESAQSND